From one Streptomyces sp. NBC_01478 genomic stretch:
- a CDS encoding malonic semialdehyde reductase, producing MSLVLDPAAQDLLFREARTANTFTDEPVTDEQVQAIYDLVKYGPTSMNQSPLRITLVRSPEARERLVRHLAEGNQKKTAAAPLVAILSADNEFHEELPNLFPHFPQAKDAVFGERSVREGNAALNAALQAAYFIIGIRAAGLAAGPMTGLDFAGVQKEFLDDDHTPFVVVNIGKPGEDAWFPRSPRLEYDEVVTTV from the coding sequence ATGTCTCTCGTTCTTGACCCCGCCGCCCAGGACCTGCTGTTCCGCGAGGCCCGCACCGCGAACACCTTCACCGACGAGCCCGTGACCGACGAGCAGGTCCAGGCGATCTACGACCTGGTCAAGTACGGCCCGACCTCCATGAACCAGTCGCCGCTGCGCATCACCCTGGTCCGCTCCCCCGAGGCCCGCGAGCGTCTCGTGCGGCACCTCGCCGAGGGCAACCAGAAGAAGACCGCCGCCGCCCCGCTGGTCGCGATCCTCTCCGCGGACAACGAGTTCCACGAGGAACTGCCCAACCTGTTCCCGCACTTCCCGCAGGCCAAGGACGCCGTCTTCGGCGAGCGTTCGGTCCGCGAGGGCAACGCCGCGCTGAACGCCGCCCTCCAGGCCGCGTACTTCATCATCGGCATCCGCGCCGCCGGCCTGGCCGCCGGCCCGATGACCGGTCTCGACTTCGCGGGCGTCCAGAAGGAGTTCCTGGACGACGACCACACCCCGTTCGTCGTCGTCAACATCGGCAAGCCGGGCGAGGACGCCTGGTTCCCGCGCTCCCCGCGCCTGGAGTACGACGAGGTCGTCACCACCGTCTGA
- the glpX gene encoding class II fructose-bisphosphatase, whose amino-acid sequence MTEHHHLPSELEVPSEAPDRNLALELVRVTEAAAMAAGRWVGRGDKNGADGAAVRAMRTLVSTVSMNGVVVIGEGEKDEAPMLFNGERVGDGTGPECDIAVDPIDGTTLNAKGMPNAIAVLAAADRGSMFDPSAVFYMDKLVAGPEAAEFVDIEAPISVNIRRVAKAKRVTPEDVTVVVLDRPRHDGIIKEIRETGARIKLISDGDVAGSILALREGTGVDLLLGVGGTPEGIISACAVKCLGGVIQGKLWPKDDAERQRALDAGHDLDRVLTTDDLVSGENVFFVATGITDGELLRGVRYRSETATTDSIVMRSKSGTVRRIDSEHRLSKLRAYSAIDFDRAK is encoded by the coding sequence ATGACCGAGCATCATCATCTGCCGTCCGAACTCGAAGTCCCCTCCGAGGCCCCCGACCGCAACCTCGCCCTGGAACTCGTCCGGGTGACCGAAGCCGCCGCGATGGCCGCGGGCCGCTGGGTCGGGCGCGGTGACAAGAACGGCGCCGACGGTGCCGCCGTGCGTGCCATGCGGACCCTCGTCTCCACCGTCTCGATGAACGGCGTCGTCGTCATCGGTGAGGGCGAGAAGGACGAGGCGCCGATGCTCTTCAACGGCGAGCGCGTCGGTGACGGGACCGGGCCGGAGTGCGACATCGCCGTCGACCCGATCGACGGGACCACGCTCAACGCCAAGGGCATGCCGAACGCGATCGCCGTGCTGGCCGCCGCGGACCGGGGTTCGATGTTCGACCCGTCCGCCGTCTTCTACATGGACAAGCTCGTCGCCGGGCCCGAGGCGGCCGAGTTCGTCGACATCGAGGCCCCGATCTCGGTGAACATCCGCCGGGTCGCCAAGGCCAAGCGGGTCACGCCCGAGGACGTCACCGTCGTCGTCCTGGACCGGCCGCGGCACGACGGCATCATCAAGGAGATCCGGGAGACCGGTGCGCGGATCAAGCTGATCTCCGACGGGGATGTCGCCGGGTCGATCCTGGCGCTGCGCGAAGGCACCGGCGTGGATCTGCTGCTCGGTGTCGGCGGCACCCCCGAGGGCATCATCTCGGCCTGTGCCGTGAAGTGTCTGGGGGGTGTGATCCAGGGCAAGTTGTGGCCCAAGGACGACGCCGAGCGGCAGCGGGCGCTGGACGCCGGGCACGACCTGGACCGGGTGCTCACCACCGACGACCTGGTGTCGGGCGAGAACGTGTTCTTCGTCGCGACCGGGATCACGGACGGGGAGCTGCTGCGGGGTGTCCGGTATCGCTCGGAGACCGCGACCACCGACTCGATCGTGATGCGGTCGAAGTCCGGGACGGTGCGGCGGATCGACTCGGAGCACCGGTTGAGCAAGTTGCGGGCGTACAGCGCGATCGACTTCGACCGGGCCAAGTAA
- a CDS encoding DUF4245 domain-containing protein codes for MAGSNGKQKTVRDMILSLGLIGIAAAIVYIFIPHSDHAPDVKRVDYRVELLTARRAAPYPVAAPEGLSQSWKATSVRYNGAAFDAWHLGFSAPGGQYVQIEQSTQKPADFVDTASQGAAATKTTQTIDGRTWTRYTGGRYDALVLADKGSTTVVAGTGSFTQLTEMAKALRTK; via the coding sequence GTGGCAGGTTCGAACGGCAAGCAGAAGACGGTCCGGGACATGATTCTCTCCCTGGGCCTGATCGGGATCGCGGCGGCGATCGTCTACATCTTCATCCCGCACAGCGACCACGCTCCGGACGTCAAGCGGGTCGACTACCGCGTGGAGCTGCTCACGGCACGCCGCGCGGCGCCGTACCCGGTGGCGGCGCCGGAGGGCCTGTCCCAGAGCTGGAAGGCGACCTCGGTCCGCTACAACGGCGCCGCGTTCGACGCCTGGCACCTCGGGTTCAGTGCCCCCGGTGGTCAGTACGTGCAGATAGAGCAGTCGACTCAGAAGCCCGCCGACTTCGTCGACACCGCCAGCCAGGGCGCCGCCGCGACGAAGACCACCCAGACCATCGACGGCCGCACCTGGACCCGCTACACCGGCGGCCGCTACGACGCCCTCGTGCTCGCGGACAAGGGCTCGACGACGGTGGTGGCGGGCACGGGCTCGTTCACCCAACTGACCGAGATGGCGAAGGCGTTGAGGACGAAGTAG